The region CGGTGGGTTCCTGGTCTTCCGCTGCGGACCGGTTCAACGTCCCGGCGAGCGACATGGTCCTCTTCCTCCCTCATCATCGAGGCCCTGGGTTCTGGGCGCTGCCAGAACCCGGCAGGATCGCCGCCGGGTCGGCTGCTGTGACGTACGCTACTGTCCTCGCGGCTTGGCACGGTTGTTCGATCGCACGAAGAACCGCCGGGGCGGTTGTTCAAGTCACTTACTTGCAGGCCACCGACGCCCGTCTGGCTCCGCTCAGTGCAACGGGGAGAACGCGGTGGGAATGGCGATGGTGGAGGTCGCGTGCGCGATGTTCTCCGGGCCGTTCTCGGGTGGCCAGATTCCGCGTTCGTAGGACGCGCGGCGGATGGCCAGGCGTTCGTCGAGGCCGGGGAACGGCCAGATGTGCGTGATGCGGGGGACGCCGTCCAGCCCGTACATCGCCGTGGTGAGCGGGAACATCTCGGTGCGTTCGGGGAGTGCGGCCTCCCATCCGGCCATGGTGGGTAGCAGTCCGCCGACTTTGAGCTCATACGTCCGGAACTCGTAGACGTCGCCGTAGCGTCCGACCTGCACGGGAGGGACGAAGGGGAACGGGGCGTAGGTCTCGACGGTGAACGACTCCAGGTACTCGCCGACCCCGAACGGATCGGAACTGGTGAGGACCCGCTGCCGTTCCTGCGCGAGCGTTTCGGCGTCCTCGAACTCCCGGAGCAGGAGCACCCGGCCGACGATGACGCCGTGCTCCGTTTCCCAGCAGCCGAGCAGTCTGCCGCGGGCGGCCGCGCCCGTGGTGTAGTCCTCGAGGGCGGAAAGCGCTTTGGGCACCGTGTAGAGCTTCAGTGCGAGATGGGCGATTTCGTACAGCACTGCGAGTCCTCCATGAGCATGTGAATCCACTGCAAGCATCGTCGTAGTCGCGGCCATGGGGCGACCGCTTCTGCTGCACGTCCGCCAGCTGGGATGAGCCACGGTCTGGGTCGCGGCGGTGTGGCCCGCCGCGCGGCCCGACACCGCTTCCCGCATCAGGGCGGCACCGCCGGGGTAGTCGACCCTGTTGTCCGGAGCGCACTCGGTGATTGGCTGTGGGAGGACACGCTCGACCGGGAGGATGCACGGTGCGGATCTACGCGGAACGTCATCTGCAGGCGGCGCGCCAGGTGGTGTTCGACCTGCTCGCCATCGCTTGGATCGCGGGCGGCATCTGGTGGGCTTTCGCCCTGCGCGACTCGGTTCTGGAGCTGGGCGCACCGGGCCGGAAGCTGATCGACGCCGGGGCGAACCTGGAGCGCACGTTCGGGCGAGCATCGGCCAGTGCCGACCAGGTGCCCTTCGTCGGTGCTGAGCTGGCTGGAGCGCTCGACCTCGGCACGGACGCCGGCAAGGTCGTGGCGGAAGCCGGGCACAACCAGGTCGAAGCGGTGGCGTGGGCCGCCGGCGCCGCGGCGGCAGGGGTGGTCGCGGTGGTCTTGCTCGTCGCGTTGCCGTTCTGGTTGCTGCCTCGAGTGCGTTACGCGCGGGCGGCGACCGTGGCCGTGAACATGCGTACCGCCGCCCCGGACCTGCTCGCGCTCCGTGCCTTGACCGAGTTGCCGCCCTCCCGCCTGATGGAGGTCAGCGCCGATCCCGCCGCGGCCTGGCGCGACAACGACCGGGAGATCATCGAGCAGCTTGCGTCCTTGCGCCTTGGTGCCCTGGGTCTGCGTCCGATCACCTCCGGACGTCGTCTTCGCACTGGAGCGGTGTAGACCGCGCCAGTCGTTCGGCCGGTCCGCGCCTCCAGCCGGCAGCGCGTCAGCTCTGGGCGGGGGACTTCTCGCGGAAGACCCACCAGCGGGACGCGGTGTAGGTGAACACCGCGACGCAGGCCCCCGCGAGGAGTCTGGCCAGGCGGAAGTCCACGCCCAGCGCCGTGAGTCCCGTGGTGACGCCGAGGGTGAGCCCGTAGTCGGCGACGATCACCACCGCCCAGCGGACGGCCTGGCCTGCGATCGGAGCGTGTGACCGGAAGTTGAGCGTTCGGTTGAGGATGAAGTTCAGCCCGAAGGCGAGCAGGTAGGCGATGGTCACCGCGACGGGCAGTGGCAGGGCGGTCCAGGCCCGCAACGACGCCAGGATCGCGAGATCGACGAGGAAGGTGAACCACCCCAGGATCGCGAAGCCGACGAGTTCGCGGGGAAGAAGCCGTCGAAGCGGGCGGGGGAGCCGGTCCAGAAGCCGGGTGAGCGCATCGCCGGCTCGCTCGACCGCGGGGACCCTGGTCGTGGTTTTCTCGTCGATACTCACGCAACACGCCAAACTCAGGCCGGCGGCGACGGCGGTCCGCTGCCGTGAGCGCCGTCGTGATCTCGACTCGCATCCTAATCAGTGCGCGAGGCGCTTCCGGCGTGGAGTGCGGCCCTGCAAGCACCGGTCCGCACAGCTGATCCGGCTGCATAAGGCCAGGTCAGCGCGTGTGGTCAGGCGAACGACATCCACACGGCGCCGCGTCGGTTCGCTGTGCGATGGCGCGACGTAGCGGAAACGAGAAGCGGCGTTGGGAGAATCGTCGCGGAGAGTTCACCGATTCCAGCAACGCCGCGCGAGGAGACGAGGCGCGCCACTGCATCCTCGATGCGCCGTCACGCATCCGGAGTTCGCCTGAGTTTCGGGGCGGTCAGCGCCCGCCGGGCAGGAATCGGGCGCGAGTCAGGGCAACCGTGCGGGCGTGGTCCCATGCCACCCGCAGCAGGTGGCATGTCATGCCGGCGGTCTGGACGGAGCGATTCACAGCTCAGCCCTCCTCGAGATCGTCGGAAACAGGATGTGTCCGGGGTTGCGGCACCAAGCCCCCAGCCGTCCCCAGCCGCGCCAGGCAGGTGGCCACCGACGGGGCGTAGGTGAACCGGTCGGCGACGTCGATCAGCCCGAGGAGGCGATCCACCGCGGGACTGGAGACGACCATCAGCGCCACGCCCTGGATCCGGGCACGGCAGTCGGCTTCCAGCAGCGCCACCGCACCGGCGGTGGTCATGAACGACACCGCCGAGAGGTCCAGCACCACCAACCGCTCGGATTCGTGCAGGAGCTGGCGCATCAGCTCGGCGAAGTCCGCCTCGCCGACACCGTCGAGCGCTCCATCGGCGCACAGCACCAACGCACCCTCGGCAATCCGCCGGCAGCGCAGCCGAACCGGCCGCCCCGGTTCCGACTGCGGCGGTCGCGGTGCCGGTACGGCACTGCTCCCGGGTTGCTGCTCGCCGGAAGAGCGCGGGGACGCGACCAGGTTCTCGTTCGCAGAGGCACGTGAAGGCACAGTCGTCATGGATCACTCGTTTCGAGTCGCTCAACGAAGGCGGACCACGCGGGGTCCGGCCCTTCTTGTTCCAGTGCAATCCCCACCGGGTGGCGCGGGAGCCGGAGCAACCGCGGGGGACTCGCCCCATGGGGGGGGGCAATGCCTGTGCGCTCAACCAGGTACGACCCACGATAACCGCAGCGCGTGCACGAGCGTCCACCCAGCGCAACGGTGTCCTCACTCACAGTCACTCGTCGGGAAGGCCGGGGCGGACAGCGTCGAAGCACGCCTACAGCCAGCGGCGAAGCACGCGGGTGACTACGGGCATGATCACGTACGTCATCAACGTCAGCAGCACCAGCGGGAACAGTGCGGCCTTGGCGGCGAGCGGCCACGACGACACCATCGGCACGACGAAAGCCTGGAACACCAGAACCAGCGGGTACACGGCGACGAGCGAGACGAGCCACATCTTCCAGCGGTGGCGGTTTCATGGTCGCCGTCGCCCGCGTCGGCACCTGGAACCAGGTTTCCAGGCCCGTCCTCTGCTGCTGGGAGGTCCAGGCCTCGGCGAGCGGTCCCACCTCGGCCAGCCAGCGCGCTCGTTCGCCGGAGTCGAGCCATCGCTCCAGATGCGAGCGATCGGAGAACTGCACGACCGTGTGGAAGTCGCGGCTCTGCTCGTGATGGATCACGGTCGCCCCGAGGTTGCCGGGGAACCGAGCGGCCGCTGCGGCCACGTCCTGCGCCACGTGGCCGAACTCTTCTTCCCGGCCGTGCCGTGCCCGCCAGCTGGAGACCATCGTGACCGGTTCTTCGGCATCCGCACGTTCACGCATGCCCGCGGCACCCTCCCTCGGTCGGCGTCCGTCGTACCGACTCGCCTTCAGCCGACGAAGTGTCAGCGCTGGAACAGGCCGACGATGTTGCCGCGTGCGAGTTCGTGGCCGGCGAGGGCGTCGCGCAGGTCGTCAGCAGTGGCATCGGCACCAAGCCCGAGGGGCTGCTCGGAGGCGAAGACCCGGAAGAAGTAGCGGTGTGCTTCGTCCCCGGCGGGCGGGTGAGGCCCACCCCAGCCACGGTCGCCGAAGTCGTTGCGGGATTCGACCGCTTCGTCCGGGACGTCGCCGCCACCGATGCGGGTCACCGTGGGCGGGATGTTGGAGACGACCCAGTGCACGAAAGTGCCGTTCGGTGCGTCGGGGTCCTCGCAGAGCACGGCCAGCTCCGCGGTGCCGTCGGGGACCTGGGACCACTCGAGGGCAGGAGCGATGTTGCCGCCGTCCCGGCTGCACCGGTGCGGAAGCATCGCGTGGTCGCTGAAGGCGCTGCTGCTCAGCCGGATGCCGCCGCCTTCGGTGTCGCGCTCGCGTCCCTGCCCGCCGGCGGGGCCGCGCGGGCGTTCCCCGAGCGGGCCTGCCGGGCGGTCGTCATCGGGGCGCTGGGGCGGGTGCGTGCGTTGGAGGTCTTCGCTGGCGGCTTCGTCGGCTCGCTGGTCGGGCACGCCTGCGTCTTCGTATTCGCCGCGGCGCCTGGTGCGCTTGACGTCGTACTTGTGGCTGCCAGGCTCTGGCATGGTTCACCTCCGCGTCGGCGTGTGGTACTGGAGTGCCCAGATGCGCAGGCCGCGTAACGGCGCCTCGGACGCCATGAACGCTCTCCCTCCCCGAGGTCGCCGGCTTGGTCACGTGTGGCGACGGGTGGCGCCGGGGAGAGAAGTGGTGCGTGGGTTGTGGCGTTTCGTCTGGTCCCACGCGTGTACCGCGGCACCAGCCGTTTCGCCGCGGGTCTTTCCCTGCCGGTGCAAGCGGTGACCGGTAAGACCTCGGTGCGGGCCGCGCGCACCCGTGCGGGATCTCGCCGGCCGCGGGTCGATAGGTCGCGTTGGCGGACCGTGCCCCCAGGCATGACTGGTATTACTATACCGGTCGGTGTTAGAGTGCCGGTATAGTAATACCAACACCCGGTGGTGCGAGGTAGTCGTGATCGAACTGAAGACGCCTGCGGAGATCGAGCGCATGCACGTGGCCGGGCGTTTCGTCGCCGAGGTGCTCTCCGAGGTCGGCCGGCTCGCTGACGTGGGGGTCAACCTCCTGGACCTGGAGCACCACGTGCGCGGCATGATCAAACGGCGCGGGGCGGAGTCGTGCTACTGGGACTACGCTCCGTCGTTCGGCAAGGGCCCGTTCCGCAACGTCATCTGCCTGTCGGTCAACGACGCGGTCCTGCACGGCCTGCCCCGCGACTACACGCTGCGCGACGGGGACGTGCTCAGCGCGGACATCGCAGTCGGCATCGACGGCTGGGTGGCCGACTCGGCGCGCACGGTCGTTGTCGGCGCCGCTGCCGAGGAGGACCTGCGGATCATCCGCGCCACCGAGGAAGCGTTGGAGGCGGCGATCGAGGTGGCACGTCCGGGCAACCGCCTGGGTGACATCTCGGCGGCGATCTGGGCGGTGGCCCGCGACTGCGGCTATCCGGTCAACACCGAGTTCGGTGGTCACGGCATCGGCCGCACCATGCACGAGGATCTCCACGTT is a window of Saccharopolyspora erythraea NRRL 2338 DNA encoding:
- a CDS encoding GtrA family protein; the protein is MSIDEKTTTRVPAVERAGDALTRLLDRLPRPLRRLLPRELVGFAILGWFTFLVDLAILASLRAWTALPLPVAVTIAYLLAFGLNFILNRTLNFRSHAPIAGQAVRWAVVIVADYGLTLGVTTGLTALGVDFRLARLLAGACVAVFTYTASRWWVFREKSPAQS
- the map gene encoding type I methionyl aminopeptidase; the protein is MIELKTPAEIERMHVAGRFVAEVLSEVGRLADVGVNLLDLEHHVRGMIKRRGAESCYWDYAPSFGKGPFRNVICLSVNDAVLHGLPRDYTLRDGDVLSADIAVGIDGWVADSARTVVVGAAAEEDLRIIRATEEALEAAIEVARPGNRLGDISAAIWAVARDCGYPVNTEFGGHGIGRTMHEDLHVPNKGRSGRGLKLRPGLTLALEPWFARTTDQIVYDADGWTIRSADGSRTAHAEHTVAITEDAPLVLTRREAEEPATRGDSASRLSTKDA
- a CDS encoding STAS domain-containing protein, with the protein product MTTVPSRASANENLVASPRSSGEQQPGSSAVPAPRPPQSEPGRPVRLRCRRIAEGALVLCADGALDGVGEADFAELMRQLLHESERLVVLDLSAVSFMTTAGAVALLEADCRARIQGVALMVVSSPAVDRLLGLIDVADRFTYAPSVATCLARLGTAGGLVPQPRTHPVSDDLEEG
- a CDS encoding NIPSNAP family protein, which gives rise to MLYEIAHLALKLYTVPKALSALEDYTTGAAARGRLLGCWETEHGVIVGRVLLLREFEDAETLAQERQRVLTSSDPFGVGEYLESFTVETYAPFPFVPPVQVGRYGDVYEFRTYELKVGGLLPTMAGWEAALPERTEMFPLTTAMYGLDGVPRITHIWPFPGLDERLAIRRASYERGIWPPENGPENIAHATSTIAIPTAFSPLH
- a CDS encoding YbhB/YbcL family Raf kinase inhibitor-like protein produces the protein MPEPGSHKYDVKRTRRRGEYEDAGVPDQRADEAASEDLQRTHPPQRPDDDRPAGPLGERPRGPAGGQGRERDTEGGGIRLSSSAFSDHAMLPHRCSRDGGNIAPALEWSQVPDGTAELAVLCEDPDAPNGTFVHWVVSNIPPTVTRIGGGDVPDEAVESRNDFGDRGWGGPHPPAGDEAHRYFFRVFASEQPLGLGADATADDLRDALAGHELARGNIVGLFQR